A stretch of the Phycodurus eques isolate BA_2022a chromosome 15, UOR_Pequ_1.1, whole genome shotgun sequence genome encodes the following:
- the marveld2a gene encoding MARVEL domain-containing protein 2 isoform X1, translating into MCVFVHFVRACPFWYACVCVCVRARVSGPPIILMFHGEDHLGRSEHVRRQAPHYDQVPPATLPRGDDPSEPHPLSARSAPYFALSADPLPAPPLPDQPPVGLEYPSDGEGAATEQDPDPALDIKPVHRFIPDSWKNFFRASDRSSQKGSWPDPSAPPCNNNNSTSEGVRCSPPHTPSVPESYEEPYGGSAGSYNSAKELLDLGESASGRTYRTALTYSERVEEYHQRYAFMKSWAGLLRILGCVELLLGAAVFACVCAYIDKDNRWFNSFGYSSPGGAYGGGFYGAGAGGVTYTGPKTPFVLVVAGLAWLVTIIVLVLGMTMYYRVILLDSTWWPLTEFVINVALAVLYMAAGIVYVRDTTRGGLCSYPVFNNDLNGAFCRTEAGQTAAIIFLFLTMVIYLIGAGVSLKLWRHEAARRCRQNDAQEMRQSEFGAAQSLLVPAGAPAGTETPRQESSPVSVQGEPVAVAPRILQGAIPSGHIPKPVIVPDYIAKYPTVRSEEERDQYRAVFNDQYAEYKELHADVQAACKKFDEMDAMMRNLPRRPGSQTEADRIDRILQEFQRKKDDPTFLEKKERCDYLKNKLSHIKQKIQEYHKVMEWNDGYD; encoded by the exons atgtgtgtgtttgttcattttgtgCGCGCGTGTCCATTTtggtatgcgtgtgtgtgtgtgtgtgtgcgcgcgcgtgtgtcagGGCCCCCCATCATCCTGATGTTCCACGGTGAAGATCATCTTGGCCGCAGTGAGCATGTCCGCCGCCAGGCGCCTCACTACGACCAGGTCCCGCCGGCCACGTTGCCTCGGGGCGACGACCCTTCCGAGCCGCACCCGCTGAGCGCCCGGTCCGCGCCGTACTTCGCCCTCAGCGCCGACCCGCTCCCGGCGCCGCCTTTGCCGGACCAGCCTCCCGTCGGACTCGAGTACCCCAGCGACGG CGAGGGGGCCGCCACCGAGCAGGATCCGGACCCGGCCCTGGACATCAAACCGGTGCACCGCTTCATCCCCGACTCGTGGAAGAACTTCTTCCGGGCCAGCGATCGCAGCAGCCAAAAGGGGTCGTGGCCCGACCCCTCGGCGCCGCcatgtaacaacaacaacagcaccaGCGAGGGCGTCCGCTGCTCGCCGCCCCACACGCCGTCCGTCCCCGAGTCCTACGAGGAACCCTACGGAGGGTCGGCCGGCAGCTACAACTCCGCCAAGGAGCTCCTGGACCTGGGCGAGTCGGCGTCGGGTCGCACGTACCGCACGGCGCTGACGTACAGCGAGCGCGTGGAGGAGTACCACCAGCGCTACGCCTTCATGAAGTCGTGGGCGGGGCTGCTGAGGATTCTGGGATGCGTGGAGCTCCTGCTGGGCGCCGCCGTCTTCGCCTGCGTCTGCGCATACATCGACAAAGACAACAGGTGGTTCAACAGTTTCGGGTACTCGTCTCCGGGCGGCGCCTACGGGGGCGGCTTCTACGGCGCCGGCGCCGGCGGCGTCACCTACACGGGCCCCAAGACGCCGTTTGTGCTGGTGGTGGCGGGCCTGGCCTGGCTGGTGACCATCATCGTGTTGGTGCTGGGCATGACCATGTACTACCGCGTCATCCTGCTGGACTCCACGTGGTGGCCGCTGACCGAGTTCGTCATCAACGTGGCGCTCGCCGTGCTCTACATGGCCGCAG GCATCGTGTACGTGCGCGACACCACCCGCGGGGGCCTGTGCTCCTACCCGGTGTTCAACAACGACTTGAACGGGGCCTTCTGCAGGACGGAGGCGGGCCAGACGGCCGccatcatcttcctcttcctcaccaTGGTCATCTACCTGATCGGGGCCGGCGTCAGCCTCAAGCTGTGGAGGCACGAAGCGGCGCGCAGATGCCGCCAAAACGACGCGCAAGAG aTGCGACAGTCGGAGTTTGGAGCGGCGCAGTCGCTG CTGGTTCCCGCCGGCGCTCCCGCGGGCACCGAAACCCCTCGCCAGGAGTCGTCGCCGGTGTCCGTCCAGGGCGAGCCCGTCGCCGTGGCCCCCAGAATCCTGCAGGGGGCGATACCCTCCGGACACATTCCCAAGCCGGTCATCGTGCCGGACTACATCGC GAAGTACCCGACCGTCCGCTCGGAGGAGGAGCGCGACCAGTACCGCGCCGTGTTCAACGACCAGTACGCCGAGTACAAGGAGCTGCACGCCGACGTGCAGGCCGCCTGCAAGAAGTTCGACGAGATGGACGCCATGATGCGCAACCTCCCGCGGCGGCCCGGCAGCCAGACG GAAGCGGATCGCATCGACAGAATCCTGCAGGAGTTCCAGAGGAAGAAAGAC GACCCGACGTTCCTGGAGAAGAAGGAGCGCTGCGACTACCTGAAGAACAAGCTGTCGCACATCAAGCAGAAGATTCAGGAGTACCACAAAGTCATGGAGTGGAACGACGGCTACGACTAA
- the marveld2a gene encoding MARVEL domain-containing protein 2 isoform X2: MFHGEDHLGRSEHVRRQAPHYDQVPPATLPRGDDPSEPHPLSARSAPYFALSADPLPAPPLPDQPPVGLEYPSDGEGAATEQDPDPALDIKPVHRFIPDSWKNFFRASDRSSQKGSWPDPSAPPCNNNNSTSEGVRCSPPHTPSVPESYEEPYGGSAGSYNSAKELLDLGESASGRTYRTALTYSERVEEYHQRYAFMKSWAGLLRILGCVELLLGAAVFACVCAYIDKDNRWFNSFGYSSPGGAYGGGFYGAGAGGVTYTGPKTPFVLVVAGLAWLVTIIVLVLGMTMYYRVILLDSTWWPLTEFVINVALAVLYMAAGIVYVRDTTRGGLCSYPVFNNDLNGAFCRTEAGQTAAIIFLFLTMVIYLIGAGVSLKLWRHEAARRCRQNDAQEMRQSEFGAAQSLLVPAGAPAGTETPRQESSPVSVQGEPVAVAPRILQGAIPSGHIPKPVIVPDYIAKYPTVRSEEERDQYRAVFNDQYAEYKELHADVQAACKKFDEMDAMMRNLPRRPGSQTEADRIDRILQEFQRKKDDPTFLEKKERCDYLKNKLSHIKQKIQEYHKVMEWNDGYD; this comes from the exons ATGTTCCACGGTGAAGATCATCTTGGCCGCAGTGAGCATGTCCGCCGCCAGGCGCCTCACTACGACCAGGTCCCGCCGGCCACGTTGCCTCGGGGCGACGACCCTTCCGAGCCGCACCCGCTGAGCGCCCGGTCCGCGCCGTACTTCGCCCTCAGCGCCGACCCGCTCCCGGCGCCGCCTTTGCCGGACCAGCCTCCCGTCGGACTCGAGTACCCCAGCGACGG CGAGGGGGCCGCCACCGAGCAGGATCCGGACCCGGCCCTGGACATCAAACCGGTGCACCGCTTCATCCCCGACTCGTGGAAGAACTTCTTCCGGGCCAGCGATCGCAGCAGCCAAAAGGGGTCGTGGCCCGACCCCTCGGCGCCGCcatgtaacaacaacaacagcaccaGCGAGGGCGTCCGCTGCTCGCCGCCCCACACGCCGTCCGTCCCCGAGTCCTACGAGGAACCCTACGGAGGGTCGGCCGGCAGCTACAACTCCGCCAAGGAGCTCCTGGACCTGGGCGAGTCGGCGTCGGGTCGCACGTACCGCACGGCGCTGACGTACAGCGAGCGCGTGGAGGAGTACCACCAGCGCTACGCCTTCATGAAGTCGTGGGCGGGGCTGCTGAGGATTCTGGGATGCGTGGAGCTCCTGCTGGGCGCCGCCGTCTTCGCCTGCGTCTGCGCATACATCGACAAAGACAACAGGTGGTTCAACAGTTTCGGGTACTCGTCTCCGGGCGGCGCCTACGGGGGCGGCTTCTACGGCGCCGGCGCCGGCGGCGTCACCTACACGGGCCCCAAGACGCCGTTTGTGCTGGTGGTGGCGGGCCTGGCCTGGCTGGTGACCATCATCGTGTTGGTGCTGGGCATGACCATGTACTACCGCGTCATCCTGCTGGACTCCACGTGGTGGCCGCTGACCGAGTTCGTCATCAACGTGGCGCTCGCCGTGCTCTACATGGCCGCAG GCATCGTGTACGTGCGCGACACCACCCGCGGGGGCCTGTGCTCCTACCCGGTGTTCAACAACGACTTGAACGGGGCCTTCTGCAGGACGGAGGCGGGCCAGACGGCCGccatcatcttcctcttcctcaccaTGGTCATCTACCTGATCGGGGCCGGCGTCAGCCTCAAGCTGTGGAGGCACGAAGCGGCGCGCAGATGCCGCCAAAACGACGCGCAAGAG aTGCGACAGTCGGAGTTTGGAGCGGCGCAGTCGCTG CTGGTTCCCGCCGGCGCTCCCGCGGGCACCGAAACCCCTCGCCAGGAGTCGTCGCCGGTGTCCGTCCAGGGCGAGCCCGTCGCCGTGGCCCCCAGAATCCTGCAGGGGGCGATACCCTCCGGACACATTCCCAAGCCGGTCATCGTGCCGGACTACATCGC GAAGTACCCGACCGTCCGCTCGGAGGAGGAGCGCGACCAGTACCGCGCCGTGTTCAACGACCAGTACGCCGAGTACAAGGAGCTGCACGCCGACGTGCAGGCCGCCTGCAAGAAGTTCGACGAGATGGACGCCATGATGCGCAACCTCCCGCGGCGGCCCGGCAGCCAGACG GAAGCGGATCGCATCGACAGAATCCTGCAGGAGTTCCAGAGGAAGAAAGAC GACCCGACGTTCCTGGAGAAGAAGGAGCGCTGCGACTACCTGAAGAACAAGCTGTCGCACATCAAGCAGAAGATTCAGGAGTACCACAAAGTCATGGAGTGGAACGACGGCTACGACTAA
- the oclna gene encoding occludin — protein sequence MSGRPNGSPPPYESDGYNAPPQPAYSYYPDDEFQHFYGWTSPPGVLKIMAVLVVVMCVAIFACVASTLAWDSQGALSGFGGGVGGGSYGSYPGGGGFGSFGGGAFGPGNNYGGLGGNYDDPRSAKGFIIATAALAFIFALAVFVVIASHRSVSESRKFYLAVVVLCGVLALLMLIAAIVYLMAVNPAAQSQGSAYGSQIAGLCAQYQAPGVFVNQYLYHYCVVEPQEAVAVVFGFLAAAALVVMLVFALKTRKKIIEYGKSNVLWKRVKVLEDGEPPQDVEAWVNNVSVPLEELPVADFPEKPRSWASRPDDESADDGKPRYGYTPPPAEEERPAGNGVPYGADSDVPSSAGRRRDPEADYASSGDELDDDDADFYSEFPPVADERQRNEYKREFDRDRREYKELQAELDAVNKKLGDVDRQLDELREGSPQYLDALDEYNRIKNVKQSADYRARKRRSKYLKAKLNHIKKMVSDYDRSA from the exons ATGTCGGGCAGACCCAACGGGAGTCCGCCTCCCTACGAGTCGGACGGCTA CAACGCGCCTCCCCAGCCGGCGTACTCGTACTACCCGGACGACGAGTTCCAGCACTTCTACGGCTGGACGTCCCCGCCGGGCGTGCTGAAGATCATGGCCGTCCTGGTGGTGGTCATGTGCGTGGCCATCTTCGCCTGCGTGGCCTCCACCCTGGCGTGGGACTCCCAGGGGGCGCTGTCGGGCTTCGGCGGCGGCGTCGGCGGGGGCTCGTACGGGAGCTACCCGGGAGGCGGCGGCTTCGGCTCCTTCGGCGGCGGCGCCTTCGGGCCCGGCAACAACTACGGCGGGCTCGGCGGGAACTACGACGACCCCCGCTCGGCCAAAGGCTTCATTATCGCCACGGCGGCCCTGGCCTTCATCTTCGCGCTGGCCGTCTTCGTGGTCATCGCGTCCCACCGGAGCGTCTCGGAGAGCCGCAAGTTCTACCTGGCCGTCGTCGTCCTGTGCGGCGTTTTGGCTCTGCTGATGCTGATCGCCGCCATCGTGTACCTGATGGCCGTCAACCCCGCGGCGCAGTCGCAAGGCTCCGCTTACGGCAGCCAGATCGCCGGCCTGTGCGCGCAGTACCAGGCGCCGGGCGTCTTTGTCAACCAGTACCTGTACCACTACTGCGTGGTGGAGCCGCAGGAG GCCGTCGCGGTGGTGTTCGGCTTTTTGGCGGCGGCCGCCCTCGTCGTCATGCTGGTGTTCGCGCTCAAGACGCGCAAGAAGATCATCGAGTACGGCAAGAGCAACGTCCTGTGGAAGCGCGTCAAGGTGCTGGAGGACGGAGAGCCCCCGCAGGACGTCGAAGCCTGG GTGAACAACGTGTCGGTGCCGCTCGAGGAGCTCCCCGTGGCCGACTTCCCGGAGAAGCCGAGGAGTTGGGCGAGTCGCCCGGACGACGAGAGCGCCGACGACGGCAAACCTCGCTACGGCTACACGCCACC GCCGGCGGAGGAGGAGCGGCCCGCGGGTAACGGCGTTCCTTACGGCGCCGACTCGGACGTTCCGAGCTCGGCCGGGAGACGGCGGGACCCCGAGGCCGACTACGCCTCTTCGGGAGACGAGCTGGACGACGACGATGCCGACTTCTACAG CGAGTTCCCGCCCGTCGCCGACGAGCGCCAGCGAAACGAGTACAAGCGAGAGTTCGACCGCGACCGCCGCGAGTACAAAGAGCTCCAGGCCGAGCTGGACGCCGTCAACAAGAAACTCGGCGACGTCGACCGACAGCTGGACGAGCTGCGGGAGGGAAGCCCGCAGTACCTG GACGCTCTGGACGAGTACAACAGGATCAAGAACGTGAAACAG TCGGCGGATTATCGCGCCAGGAAGAGGCGGAGCAAATACCTGAAGGCCAAACTCAACCACATCAAGAAGATGGTCAGCGACTACGACCGCAGCGCCTGA